The following coding sequences lie in one Plasmodium sp. gorilla clade G2 genome assembly, chromosome: 11 genomic window:
- a CDS encoding dynamin-like protein, which produces METSMYNNLRKLINVIDELRDIGLQKYINLPRICVVGTQSSGKSSVLESIVGMDFLPRGEGIVTRRPIEFRLIHIKEDSEIKHWAVFENEKNKKYTDFNEVREQINRLTDELAGKNKGIIDEPIVLNIYSIKCPDLSLIDLPGITRVPLKNSDQTDDIERLTRDMALRYVKDPRTIILAVLPANADMSTSDALQIARKVDPKGLRTIGVITKIDLMDKGADASKMLLNDEINLRLGYTGVVNRSTADIKKGKTISQSLKDELEFFQKHPVYKKLPPSLYGTNSLTDKLTKVLLRHIKNFLPDIKVEINDKIRYINDKLYELGTNVPLDATKKTQLLWSMITDYCEIFKNTLKGKYDKRVQVFIENNDILCGLKVRTIFNEFLDEYVGKNVTSELTDNDIDDAICLHEGDSLPGFPSPDTFEFLILPHLKKINAPVFNCLDRVSQTLEILSQKIANRVLNRFPKLSEQVLELSQTILMREKENTQIILENYIDAETNYLFTNDASYLIEHGSIINAADDEQNENHNNTNNNNSSSYDYGLQHRNQNKRQQSNISNSNQDTLLSTSSKYYSNIMSDQEYNITGKAAKFVTSAQKSVMNIWNTKEKKKTRYNAQFIQEIRRRLDCYFNIVLRNVRDSVPKMIGYFLIRKLQEKMQFELYSDLNSEQKLYDLLNEPPNVVKEREHLNNQLEILKKANQVLLKDPNITSINLDLFDANYEQDLMDYQKSLKNANQYNHSSKHNPNMSQGSNANMNMYLNEGSSSMSKRNPMMHNRNMSPSSMNTNMMKQTSMLGQKMGNSPSSYMQQGHMNESKGKHLFEKEPMKKKVNYNPLFD; this is translated from the exons ATGGAAACGTCAATGTATAATAACCTGAGAAAACTAATCAATGTCATCGACGAGCTGAGAGATATTGGAttgcaaaaatatataaatttaccTCGAATATGTGTTGTGGGTACTCAAAGCAGTGGTAAGAGTAGTGTTTTAGAATCCATTGTTGGTATGGATTTCTTACCAAGAGGAGAAGGGATTGTAACAAGGAGACCTATTGAATTTcgattaatacatataaaagaagATAGTGAAATTAAACATTGGGCTGTATTTGAAAATGAGAAGAATAAAAAGTATACTGATTTTAATGAAGTGAGGGAACAAATAAATAGATTAACAGATGAATTAGctggaaaaaataaaggaataaTAGATGAACCTAtagtattaaatatatattctattaaATGTCCAGATCTATCTTTAATAGATTTACCAGGTATAACAAGAGTACCTTTAAAAAATTCTGATCAAACAGATGATATAGAAAGATTAACTAGAGATATGGCTCTTCGATATGTAAAAGATCCAAGAACAATTATATTAGCTGTCTTACCAGCAAATGCTGATATGTCTACTAGTGATGCATTACAAATAGCTAGAAAAGTAGATCCTAAAGGTTTAAGAACCATTGGTGTTATCACAAAAATAGATTTAATGGATAAAGGTGCTGATGCAAGTAAAATGttattaaatgatgaaataaatttaaGATTAGGATATACTGGTGTTGTTAATAGATCAACTGctgatattaaaaaagggAAAACTATAAGTCAATCCTTAAAAGATGAATTAgaattttttcaaaaacatccagtatataaaaaattaccaCCATCTTTATATGGAACAAATTCTTTAACAGATAAATTAACAAAAGTTTTATTaagacatataaaaaattttttaccAGATATAAAAGTAGaaattaatgataaaatCAGATATATCAATGACAAATTATATGAACTAGGAACTAATGTACCTTTAGATGctacaaaaaaaacacaaCTTTTATGGTCTATGATTACAGATTATTGTGAAATCTTTAAAAATACATTAAAAGGgaaatatgataaaagagTTCAAGtttttatagaaaataatgatattttatGTGGTCTTAAAGTACGTACTATATTTAATGAATTCTTAGATGAATATGTAGGAAAAAATGTTACAAGTGAATTAACTGATAATGATATTGATGATGCTATTTGTTTACATGAAGGAGATAGTTTACCAGGATTTCCATCACCTGATACATTTGAATTCTTAATATTAccacatttaaaaaaaattaatgcaCCTGTTTTTAATTGTTTAGATAGAGTTAGTCAAACATTAGAAATTTTATCTCAAAAAATTGCTAACAGAGTATTAAATCGATTTCCAAAATTATCTGAACAAGTTCTTGAATTATCTCAAACAATATTAATgagagaaaaagaaaatacacaaataattttagaaaattatattgatGCAGaaacaaattatttatttacaaatGATGCTTCTTATTTAATTGAACATGGTAGTATCATAAATGCAGCAGATGATGAACAGAATGAAAATCATAATaacacaaataataataatagtagtagttATGACTATGGATTACAACATagaaatcaaaataaaagaCAACAATCAAATATATCAAACTCAAATCAAGATACATTACTTTCAACTAGTAgtaaatattattcaaatattaTGAGTGAtcaagaatataatataactgGAAAAGCAGCTAAATTTGTTACCTCAGCACAAAAATCAGTTATGAATATATGGAATactaaagaaaaaaaaaaaacaagataCAATGCTCAATTTATTCAAGAAATCAGACGTAGACTTGATTGCTATTTTAATATTGTTTTAAGAAATGTAAGAGATAGCGTTCCAAAAATGATAGGATATTTCTTAATTAGAAAATTACAAGAAAAAATGCAATTCGAACTCTATTCAGATTTAAATAGTgaacaaaaattatatgatctTCTTAATGAACCACCAAATGTAGTAAAAGAAAGAGAACATCTAAATAATCAATTagaaatattgaaaaaagcAAACCAAGTATTACTAAAAGATCCTAATATTACATCTATAAATCTAGACTTATTTGATGCAAATTATGAGCAAGATCTAATGGATTATCAAAAAAGTTTGAAAAATGCAAATCAATATAATCACTCATCCAAACACAATCCTAACATGTCTCAAGGAAGTAATGCAAATATGAACATGTATCTCAATGAGGGATCATCATCAATGAg tAAACGCAATCCCATGATGCATAATCGAAATATGTCACCTAGCTCAATGAACACCAATATGATGAAACAGACAAGCATGCTAGGACAAAAAATGGGAAATAGTCCATCATCATATATGCAGCAGGGTCACATGAATG aaTCGAAGGGAAAACATCTATTTGAAAAAGAACcaatgaagaaaaaa gtaAATTATAATCCCCTATttgattaa